Proteins from a genomic interval of Romeriopsis navalis LEGE 11480:
- a CDS encoding PIN domain-containing protein — translation MSVSLESSLCFVDSNIWLYALIRSQDERKHQVANQLLRSVRVAMSAQVVNEVSLNLMRKAKFSENQVEQFIRGCYQSHLVMDLNQAVLLRAADLRRGSYLFSFWDSLVVAAALETGADVLISEDMQQGLVVEGVLTIHNPF, via the coding sequence ATGAGCGTTAGTCTGGAATCGTCGCTTTGCTTTGTGGATTCGAATATCTGGCTTTATGCGTTGATTCGGAGTCAAGATGAACGGAAGCATCAGGTGGCAAATCAGTTATTACGATCGGTGCGGGTGGCAATGAGTGCCCAGGTTGTGAATGAGGTGAGTTTGAATTTGATGCGCAAGGCGAAGTTTTCGGAAAACCAAGTGGAGCAGTTTATCCGAGGTTGCTATCAATCGCATTTGGTGATGGATTTGAATCAAGCGGTACTGCTGCGGGCAGCGGATCTGAGGCGTGGTAGTTATCTGTTTTCGTTTTGGGATAGTTTGGTGGTGGCAGCAGCATTGGAGACGGGGGCAGATGTGCTGATTTCGGAGGATATGCAGCAGGGATTAGTCGTTGAAGGTGTTTTGACGATTCATAATCCATTTTAA
- a CDS encoding restriction endonuclease subunit S: MDLQTFWDNFDVIAAAPGGVQRLRELILDLAVRGKLVPQDQMDESAAKLLENISERHTLLDPKQYRKPKNLLPINEIEKPFDSPLGWSWCRFTDVGLLGRGKSKHRPRNDPALYAGGTIPLVQTGDVARADQKVLTHTALYNEAGLAQSRLWPKGTLCITIAANIADSAILAFDACFPDSVVGFIPTSPIESASYFDFFIRTMKSRLEDFAPSTAQKNINLAILNEVLIPLPPLAEQKRIVAKVDELMALCDRYEAAKVNQDTLRTKLRASSIDALMNADTDEALNASWEFVCYNWINLSQTLPGIDNLRKVILQLGVRGKLVPQNVADEPVSSLLEKADEHRNHLEAIGKIRKQKKKIMLHRLTWHVPKHWEATGLSKVAFSYDHLRVPINKTERATRHGNIPYYGANGQVGWIDEALFDEDLVLVVEDETFIGRVKPFSYQISGKAWVNNHAHVLKPSHALEPEFLNCVLMFYPFAPLTSGTTGRRKLNQQTLMGIEIPLPPLAEQKRIVAKVDQLMTLCDTLETHLRETQEKSKALAAAVVGQLEI, encoded by the coding sequence ATGGATTTGCAGACGTTTTGGGATAACTTCGATGTGATTGCGGCAGCGCCGGGTGGGGTGCAACGGCTGCGGGAGTTGATTTTGGATTTGGCTGTGCGGGGGAAGTTGGTGCCGCAAGATCAGATGGATGAGTCTGCGGCGAAGCTGTTGGAAAATATCTCTGAACGGCACACATTATTAGATCCTAAGCAATATAGAAAGCCTAAAAATCTACTGCCAATTAATGAAATCGAAAAACCCTTTGACTCACCTCTCGGATGGAGTTGGTGTCGATTTACTGATGTTGGTCTCCTGGGACGTGGTAAGTCAAAACATCGCCCTAGAAATGATCCAGCGCTTTATGCAGGAGGTACTATTCCGCTAGTTCAAACGGGAGATGTCGCACGTGCAGATCAGAAGGTTCTAACTCATACAGCACTTTATAACGAAGCAGGATTAGCACAAAGTCGTTTATGGCCGAAGGGAACCCTTTGTATTACTATTGCTGCAAATATTGCTGATTCTGCCATCTTGGCTTTTGACGCTTGTTTCCCTGATAGTGTTGTTGGTTTTATTCCAACGTCTCCGATTGAAAGTGCAAGCTACTTTGATTTTTTCATCAGAACGATGAAAAGTAGACTTGAGGACTTTGCTCCTTCAACTGCTCAAAAGAATATTAATCTGGCTATTCTAAATGAGGTGTTAATCCCACTGCCACCCCTCGCAGAGCAGAAGCGGATTGTGGCGAAGGTGGATGAATTGATGGCATTGTGCGATCGCTATGAGGCGGCGAAAGTCAATCAAGATACGCTGCGGACAAAACTACGGGCAAGCTCGATCGATGCTCTGATGAATGCTGACACAGATGAGGCGTTAAATGCTTCCTGGGAATTTGTTTGTTATAACTGGATCAATCTTAGTCAAACTCTTCCCGGCATTGATAATTTGCGTAAGGTGATTTTACAACTAGGCGTGCGCGGGAAACTAGTCCCTCAGAATGTGGCTGATGAACCAGTTTCCTCCCTACTAGAGAAAGCGGATGAGCATCGAAATCATCTGGAAGCAATTGGGAAAATCAGAAAACAGAAGAAAAAAATAATGCTGCACAGACTTACTTGGCATGTCCCGAAACATTGGGAAGCTACGGGACTGTCAAAAGTTGCATTTTCCTATGATCATCTACGAGTTCCTATTAATAAAACTGAGCGTGCGACTAGACATGGAAATATCCCTTACTATGGCGCGAATGGGCAAGTAGGTTGGATTGATGAAGCATTATTTGATGAAGATTTAGTTCTAGTAGTAGAAGATGAAACCTTTATCGGCAGGGTAAAACCTTTCTCATATCAAATTTCAGGAAAGGCATGGGTGAATAACCATGCACATGTGTTGAAACCTAGCCATGCATTAGAACCGGAATTTCTCAATTGTGTATTGATGTTTTATCCCTTTGCTCCACTAACATCTGGAACAACAGGTCGTCGAAAGTTAAATCAGCAAACCCTGATGGGCATAGAAATTCCCCTTCCACCCCTCGCCGAACAAAAACGCATCGTCGCTAAAGTCGATCAACTAATGACCCTCTGCGACACCCTCGAAACCCACCTGCGCGAAACCCAGGAAAAATCCAAAGCCCTTGCCGCTGCGGTGGTGGGGCAGCTAGAGATTTAG